Proteins co-encoded in one Paracoccus aestuarii genomic window:
- a CDS encoding SDR family oxidoreductase has product MTLVTGGARRLGRAMVLELARRGHDVAIHYDRSAEDAEATAAEARALGVAAATFQADLLDADATAALVGRVADRMGRLEVLVNNASIFDHDTIHSATMDGWDRHLGSNLRAPFQLIQAFAAQAPKACPDENGEPQARALVINMVDQRVLKPTPAFMTYSIAKAALWSLTRTAAQALAPDIRVNAIGPGPTMQGSRQSAAHFAAQRAGTILERGADPQGITQALGYFLEARAVTGQLICVDGGQHLGWRTPDIIGHD; this is encoded by the coding sequence GTGACGCTGGTCACCGGGGGCGCGCGCCGCCTGGGCCGGGCGATGGTGCTGGAGCTGGCGCGGCGCGGCCATGACGTGGCGATCCATTACGACCGATCCGCCGAGGATGCCGAGGCCACCGCCGCCGAGGCCCGCGCCTTGGGCGTCGCGGCGGCGACCTTTCAGGCCGACCTGCTGGATGCGGATGCGACGGCCGCGCTGGTCGGCCGGGTGGCCGACCGGATGGGCCGGCTGGAGGTGCTGGTGAACAACGCCTCGATCTTCGATCACGACACGATCCACAGCGCGACGATGGACGGCTGGGACCGCCATCTGGGATCGAACCTGCGCGCGCCCTTCCAGCTGATCCAGGCCTTCGCGGCCCAGGCCCCCAAGGCCTGCCCGGACGAGAACGGCGAGCCGCAGGCCCGCGCCCTGGTCATCAACATGGTCGATCAGCGGGTGCTGAAGCCGACCCCGGCCTTCATGACCTATTCCATCGCCAAGGCGGCGCTGTGGTCGCTGACCCGCACCGCCGCCCAGGCTCTGGCCCCCGACATCCGCGTGAACGCCATCGGCCCCGGCCCCACCATGCAGGGCAGCCGCCAGAGCGCCGCGCATTTCGCCGCCCAACGTGCCGGCACCATCCTGGAACGCGGCGCCGATCCACAGGGGATCACCCAGGCCCTGGGCTATTTCCTGGAGGCCCGCGCCGTCACCGGACAGCTGATCTGCGTCGATGGCGGCCAGCATCTGGGATGGCGCACGCCCGACATCATCGGTCACGACTGA